One region of Xylanimonas ulmi genomic DNA includes:
- the nhaA gene encoding Na+/H+ antiporter NhaA yields MPSLTTVSPSLARVSRWVSREVPGGMLLLGAALVGLVLANSPWRGAYEAVSDAVVGPGALHLDLTVASWAADGLLAVFFLGVGLELKHELVAGSLRNPREAGVPMLAAVGGMLVPAAVFAVGVTLLHDAPARHGWAIPTATDIAFALAVLAVFGKGLPAALRTFLLTLAVVDDLLAITVIAIFYSDDLSFAPLLAGLGVVGVVAVYVRSRKPRWWVFVPLAATAWALMHASGVHATVAGVLLGLTAPARALHGEREPRTHQYSRAVTPLSQGIALPVFAFFAAGVNLVDGDGPGAIAGQPVVLAIVVGLVAGKLVGVLGTTALVTRLTPLRLAQGVGLRDLLPVGLLAGIGFTVALLVSELSYGPTAEQTEGAKLAILLGSALAAVLGATCLRWDARAARSEDMNRDGVPDGVVEHIGDTAGDAPAHTPGGPAADSPQARAAQEPTGACRSRNS; encoded by the coding sequence ATGCCCTCCCTGACCACCGTCTCCCCCTCGCTCGCCCGCGTCAGCCGTTGGGTCTCGCGTGAGGTTCCCGGCGGCATGCTCCTGCTGGGCGCCGCCCTGGTGGGCCTGGTCCTGGCGAACTCCCCGTGGCGCGGCGCCTACGAGGCGGTCTCGGACGCCGTCGTCGGGCCGGGCGCGCTGCACCTCGACCTCACGGTCGCGTCGTGGGCCGCGGACGGGCTGCTCGCGGTCTTCTTCCTCGGGGTGGGCCTGGAGCTCAAGCACGAGCTCGTGGCGGGCTCGCTGCGCAATCCGCGCGAGGCCGGCGTGCCCATGCTCGCCGCGGTGGGCGGGATGCTCGTGCCCGCCGCGGTCTTCGCCGTGGGCGTCACGCTGCTGCACGACGCGCCCGCCCGGCACGGTTGGGCCATCCCCACCGCGACCGACATCGCGTTCGCGCTGGCCGTTCTGGCCGTCTTCGGCAAGGGCCTGCCGGCGGCCCTGCGCACGTTCCTGCTCACGTTGGCCGTGGTGGACGACCTGCTCGCCATCACCGTGATCGCGATCTTCTACAGCGACGACCTGAGCTTCGCGCCCCTGCTGGCGGGCCTCGGCGTCGTGGGCGTCGTCGCCGTCTACGTGCGCTCGCGCAAGCCGCGCTGGTGGGTCTTCGTCCCGCTCGCCGCGACGGCCTGGGCGCTCATGCACGCCTCGGGCGTCCACGCCACGGTGGCGGGCGTGCTGCTGGGGCTCACCGCGCCCGCGCGCGCCCTGCACGGCGAGCGCGAGCCGCGCACGCACCAGTACTCGCGCGCGGTCACTCCCCTGTCGCAGGGCATCGCGCTGCCCGTGTTCGCGTTCTTCGCCGCGGGGGTCAACCTCGTCGACGGCGACGGGCCGGGCGCCATCGCCGGGCAGCCGGTGGTGCTCGCGATCGTCGTGGGCCTGGTCGCGGGCAAGCTGGTGGGCGTGCTGGGCACGACGGCGCTGGTCACCCGCCTGACGCCGCTGCGGCTCGCGCAGGGTGTGGGGCTGCGCGACCTGCTGCCCGTGGGGCTGCTGGCGGGCATCGGGTTCACCGTCGCGCTGCTGGTCTCCGAGCTGTCGTACGGCCCGACGGCGGAGCAGACCGAGGGCGCGAAGCTCGCGATCCTCCTCGGCTCGGCGCTCGCCGCGGTCCTGGGCGCCACCTGCCTGCGCTGGGACGCGCGGGCGGCCCGCAGCGAGGACATGAACCGTGACGGGGTGCCGGACGGCGTCGTCGAGCACATCGGAGACACGGCGGGCGACGCGCCCGCGCACACCCCCGGCGGCCCGGCCGCGGACTCGCCGCAGGCGCGCGCGGCTCAGGAGCCGACGGGGGCGTGCCGCTCCAGGAACTCATAG
- a CDS encoding helix-turn-helix transcriptional regulator gives MVNSTSRQAAAPAARGATAPPAEPDALTIGRRIRHLRTQRGLTLEQLAAAIGKAPSQVSLLENGRREPTIARLQAVARALGTSVDTLLSPQPPTRRDALEIELERVQRGPLFDALGIRPVRVGRSLPSDALEAIVTLQRELERLHTERALTPEEARRANTELRADMRDQDNYFPQLEIVAQRLLEDIGHRGGPLPQRQAGELAAHLGFEIHYVPDLPHSTRAVIDRRHHRVYLPSDGLRGRSDARSALLQALASHVLEHDVPRDYRDLLRQRVEANYLCAALLLPERDAVRFLRGAKEQRAISIEDLRDAFAVSYETAAHRFTNLATRQLGIPVHFMKIHESGVIHKAYENDGVRFPTDALGTVEGQYVCKHWTARVVFAVPDRLAPYYQYTDTSTGTYWCTSRVEDSPDGLFSVSVGVPYSQVKWFLGRETTARATSRCPDESCCRRPPAPLAARWAGQAFPSARPHASMLAAMPQGAMPGVDQTEVYEFLERHAPVGS, from the coding sequence ATGGTGAACTCGACGTCGAGACAAGCCGCCGCACCCGCGGCGCGGGGCGCGACGGCGCCGCCCGCCGAGCCGGACGCGCTCACCATCGGCCGGCGCATCCGCCACCTGCGCACCCAGCGGGGCCTGACGCTCGAGCAGCTCGCAGCGGCCATCGGCAAGGCTCCGTCGCAGGTCTCGCTGCTGGAGAACGGTCGACGCGAGCCCACCATCGCCCGCCTCCAAGCCGTCGCGCGCGCGCTCGGCACGAGCGTCGACACCCTCCTGTCACCCCAGCCGCCCACGCGCCGCGACGCGCTCGAGATCGAGCTCGAACGCGTCCAGCGCGGCCCCCTCTTCGACGCCCTGGGGATCCGCCCGGTGCGTGTGGGACGCAGTCTCCCCTCCGACGCGCTCGAGGCGATCGTCACGCTCCAGCGCGAGCTCGAGCGGCTGCACACCGAACGCGCGCTCACGCCCGAGGAGGCCCGCCGCGCCAACACCGAGCTGCGCGCCGACATGCGCGACCAGGACAACTACTTCCCCCAGCTTGAGATCGTCGCGCAACGGCTGCTCGAGGACATCGGCCACCGGGGCGGACCGCTGCCGCAGCGGCAGGCGGGCGAGCTCGCCGCGCACCTCGGGTTCGAGATCCACTACGTACCCGACCTGCCCCACTCGACCCGCGCGGTGATCGACCGGCGCCACCATCGCGTGTACCTGCCCAGCGACGGCCTGCGCGGCCGCTCGGACGCGCGCTCGGCCCTGCTCCAGGCGCTCGCCTCGCACGTGCTGGAGCACGACGTGCCGCGTGACTACCGCGACCTGCTGCGTCAGCGGGTCGAGGCCAACTACCTGTGCGCGGCCCTGCTGCTGCCCGAGCGTGACGCCGTGCGGTTCCTGCGCGGCGCCAAGGAGCAGCGGGCCATCTCGATCGAGGACCTGCGCGACGCGTTCGCCGTCTCGTACGAGACCGCCGCGCACCGGTTCACCAACCTGGCCACGCGCCAGCTCGGCATCCCCGTGCACTTCATGAAGATCCATGAGTCCGGGGTCATCCACAAGGCCTACGAGAACGACGGCGTCCGGTTCCCGACCGACGCGCTGGGGACCGTCGAGGGCCAGTACGTGTGCAAGCACTGGACGGCGCGCGTCGTGTTCGCGGTGCCCGACCGGCTCGCGCCGTACTACCAGTACACCGACACCTCGACCGGCACCTACTGGTGCACCTCGCGCGTCGAGGACTCGCCCGACGGCCTCTTCTCGGTCTCGGTCGGCGTGCCGTACTCGCAGGTCAAGTGGTTCTTGGGGCGCGAGACGACGGCGCGCGCGACGTCACGCTGCCCCGACGAGTCGTGCTGCCGGCGCCCGCCCGCCCCGCTCGCCGCGCGCTGGGCCGGGCAGGCGTTCCCCAGCGCACGGCCGCACGCGTCGATGCTCGCCGCCATGCCGCAGGGCGCGATGCCGGGCGTGGACCAGACCGAGGTCTATGAGTTCCTGGAGCGGCACGCCCCCGTCGGCTCCTGA
- the aceA gene encoding isocitrate lyase: MTALTDRPATGARPGDTVQTADELAHQWATDPRWAGVERTYSAEDVVALRGSVQEEHTLARRGAERLWDMLHTSDFVNALGALTGNQAVQQVKAGLRAIYLSGWQVAGDANNSGHTYPDQSLYPANSVPTVVRRINNALLRADQVERMDGARSVEDWLAPIVADAEAGFGGPLNAYELMKAMIAAGAAGVHWEDQLASEKKCGHLGGKVLVPTQQHVRTLNAARLAADVAAVPTIVVARTDAEAATLLTSDVDERDRPFLTGGRTAEGFYEVRNGLEPSIARARAYAPYADLLWMETGTPDLDLARRFAEGVRSQFPDQLLAYNCSPSFNWRKHLSDDEIARFQRELGAMGYAFQFITLAGFHALNHSMFDLAHGYAREQMTAYVRLQEAEFAAEARGYTATKHQREVGTGYFDRIATALNPSAATLALAGSTETAQF, encoded by the coding sequence ATGACCGCGCTCACCGATCGCCCCGCCACCGGCGCCCGCCCGGGCGACACGGTTCAGACCGCCGACGAGCTCGCCCACCAGTGGGCCACCGACCCGCGCTGGGCCGGCGTCGAGCGCACCTACAGCGCCGAGGACGTCGTCGCGCTGCGCGGATCGGTCCAGGAGGAGCACACCCTCGCCCGCCGCGGCGCCGAGCGCCTGTGGGACATGCTGCACACGAGCGACTTCGTCAACGCGCTCGGCGCGCTCACCGGCAACCAGGCGGTGCAGCAGGTCAAAGCCGGGCTGCGCGCGATCTACCTGTCGGGCTGGCAGGTCGCCGGCGACGCCAACAACTCCGGCCACACCTACCCCGACCAGTCGCTCTACCCGGCCAACTCGGTGCCGACCGTCGTGCGCCGCATCAACAACGCGCTGCTGCGCGCCGACCAGGTCGAGCGCATGGACGGCGCACGCAGCGTCGAGGACTGGCTCGCGCCCATCGTCGCCGACGCCGAGGCCGGGTTCGGGGGCCCGCTCAACGCCTACGAGCTCATGAAGGCCATGATCGCCGCGGGCGCCGCGGGCGTGCACTGGGAGGACCAGCTCGCCAGCGAGAAGAAGTGCGGCCACCTGGGCGGCAAGGTGCTGGTGCCCACGCAGCAGCACGTGCGCACGCTCAACGCCGCGCGCCTGGCCGCCGACGTCGCCGCCGTGCCCACCATCGTCGTCGCCCGCACCGACGCCGAGGCGGCCACGCTGCTGACCTCCGACGTCGACGAGCGCGACCGCCCCTTCCTGACCGGCGGGCGCACTGCCGAGGGCTTCTACGAGGTGCGCAACGGGCTGGAGCCGTCGATCGCCCGGGCGCGCGCCTACGCGCCGTACGCCGACCTGCTGTGGATGGAGACCGGCACGCCCGACCTCGACCTCGCGCGCCGCTTCGCCGAGGGCGTCCGCTCGCAGTTCCCCGACCAGCTCCTCGCCTACAACTGCTCGCCGTCGTTCAACTGGCGCAAGCACCTGTCCGACGACGAGATCGCCCGCTTCCAGCGCGAGCTGGGCGCGATGGGCTACGCCTTCCAGTTCATCACGCTCGCCGGCTTCCACGCCCTGAACCACTCGATGTTCGACCTCGCCCACGGCTACGCCCGCGAGCAGATGACGGCGTACGTGCGGCTGCAGGAGGCCGAGTTCGCCGCCGAAGCCCGCGGCTACACCGCCACCAAGCACCAGCGCGAGGTCGGCACCGGCTACTTCGACCGCATCGCGACTGCGCTCAACCCCTCCGCCGCCACCCTGGCGCTCGCCGGCTCCACCGAGACGGCCCAGTTCTAG
- the aceB gene encoding malate synthase A — MTTMTEIPIPDAMSGTHLTPTRRATERDAEILTPQALEFLGMLHERFADDQAALLATRARRAAAVAGGQDPDFDPTTRPVRDDPSWRVAGCAGAPGLDDRRVEITGPTDPKMTINALNSGAKVWLADAEDASAPTWENVIGGQLALRDAIRGTLSLTTPEGREYRLRSPRLTDLPTIVFRPRGWHLPEAHLRVQHSDGTVTAASGSLVDFGLYAFHNAAELIARGRGPYFYLPKLEGHREARLWNRVFEAAEDALGIPRGAIRATVLIETLPAAFEMEEILYELREHAAGLNAGRWDYLFSIIKNLRTRGASYVLPDRNQVTMTAPFMRAYTELLVATCHRRGAHAIGGMSAFIPDRRRPDVTERALEKVRDDKRREAGDGFDGTWVAHPDLIETARAEFDAVLGERPNQVMRLRDDVRVGQAELLDVASAGRAGASVTECGLRSNVSVGVRYIASWLRGTGAAALDNLMEDAATAEISRSQLWQWIAAGVRTEHGPVTRERARVVLDEVLAGLDRFDGDRYDDAAEVFREVALGEGFPEFLTTIAYERYLAN, encoded by the coding sequence ATGACCACGATGACCGAGATCCCCATCCCCGACGCCATGTCCGGCACGCACCTGACCCCCACCCGCCGCGCGACCGAGCGCGACGCCGAGATCCTCACGCCCCAGGCGCTGGAGTTCCTCGGGATGCTGCACGAGCGGTTCGCGGACGACCAGGCCGCCCTGCTCGCCACCCGCGCACGCCGCGCGGCCGCCGTCGCGGGCGGGCAGGACCCCGACTTCGACCCCACGACGCGCCCCGTGCGCGACGACCCCTCCTGGCGCGTCGCGGGCTGTGCGGGCGCACCCGGGCTTGATGACCGCCGGGTCGAGATCACCGGACCGACCGACCCGAAGATGACGATCAACGCGCTCAACTCGGGCGCCAAGGTCTGGCTCGCCGACGCCGAGGACGCCTCCGCGCCCACGTGGGAGAACGTCATCGGCGGCCAGCTCGCGCTGCGCGACGCGATCCGCGGCACGCTCTCGCTGACCACGCCCGAGGGCCGCGAGTACCGCCTGCGCTCGCCGCGGCTGACCGACCTGCCCACGATCGTGTTCCGCCCGCGCGGCTGGCACCTGCCGGAGGCGCACCTGCGCGTGCAGCACTCCGACGGGACGGTCACGGCGGCGTCGGGCTCGCTCGTCGACTTCGGCCTGTACGCGTTCCACAACGCCGCCGAGCTCATCGCGCGCGGCCGCGGCCCGTACTTCTACCTGCCCAAGCTCGAGGGGCACCGCGAGGCGCGCCTGTGGAACCGGGTGTTCGAGGCCGCCGAGGACGCGCTGGGCATCCCGCGCGGCGCCATCCGGGCCACGGTGCTCATCGAGACCCTGCCCGCCGCGTTCGAGATGGAGGAGATCCTCTACGAGCTGCGCGAGCACGCGGCCGGCCTCAACGCGGGGCGCTGGGACTACCTGTTCTCGATCATCAAGAACCTGCGCACGCGCGGCGCCTCGTACGTGCTGCCCGACCGCAACCAGGTGACCATGACGGCCCCGTTCATGCGCGCCTACACCGAACTGCTGGTCGCCACCTGCCACCGGCGCGGAGCCCACGCGATCGGCGGCATGAGCGCCTTCATCCCCGACCGGCGTCGTCCCGACGTCACCGAGCGGGCGCTGGAGAAGGTGCGCGACGACAAGCGGCGCGAGGCCGGAGACGGCTTTGACGGCACCTGGGTGGCGCACCCCGACCTCATCGAGACGGCGCGCGCCGAGTTCGACGCCGTGCTGGGCGAGCGTCCGAACCAGGTGATGCGGCTGCGCGACGACGTGCGCGTGGGCCAGGCCGAACTGCTCGACGTCGCGTCGGCCGGGCGGGCCGGGGCGTCGGTGACCGAGTGCGGGCTGCGCTCGAACGTGTCGGTCGGCGTGCGCTACATCGCCTCGTGGCTGCGCGGGACCGGCGCGGCGGCGCTCGACAACCTCATGGAGGACGCCGCGACCGCCGAGATCTCGCGCTCGCAGCTGTGGCAGTGGATCGCGGCCGGGGTCCGCACCGAGCACGGCCCTGTGACGCGTGAGCGGGCGCGCGTCGTGCTCGACGAGGTGTTGGCCGGCCTCGACCGCTTCGACGGCGACCGGTACGACGACGCCGCCGAGGTGTTCCGCGAGGTGGCGCTCGGCGAGGGCTTCCCGGAGTTCCTCACGACCATCGCCTACGAGCGCTACCTGGCGAACTAG
- a CDS encoding acyl-CoA dehydrogenase family protein, which yields MTTAPHRPLAPAPHVTHEVANQPPERADVNEYLDFPVLREAVRAFGGGWGEDELTAVGSLVGSAEFQQAADLANTHEPVLRTHDRRGRRVDEVDYHPAYHRVIAAAVGHGAHTSAWASPREGANVVRGAVFSLFAQVEPGHSCPVSMTHAAVPTLRHAPDLAATWEPRLLARGYDGALAAPATKPGVLVGMAMTEKQGGSDVRANTTRADAAGSGAWLLTGHKWFCSAPMSDAFLVLAQTGDGAGTPSCFLAPRVLDDGERNALRIQRLKDKVGNRSNASSEIELDGAVGFLVGEAGRGVRTIIEMVQRTRLDCVHGSAAGMRQSVAEALWHARHRAAFGALLVDQPAMTAVLADLALESEAATLSSMRLAAAYDAETEQERAFRRLATAVVKYWVCKRGPGHAYEAMECLGGNGYTEAFPLGRRYREQPVMAIWEGSGNVIALDVLRALAREPETVDAFAAELATTAGAHPLLDAHVAQTHALLAQVRGADAAQAQALARRLVERLALGLQSSLMLRHAPSATAEAFVAARLGADRGHEYGVLPHGTDARAVLERHMG from the coding sequence GTGACCACCGCACCGCACCGCCCGCTCGCCCCCGCCCCCCACGTGACGCACGAAGTCGCCAACCAGCCGCCAGAGCGCGCCGACGTCAACGAGTACCTCGACTTCCCCGTGCTGCGCGAGGCCGTGCGCGCGTTCGGCGGCGGCTGGGGCGAGGACGAGCTGACCGCCGTCGGCTCGCTCGTGGGCAGCGCCGAGTTCCAGCAGGCCGCCGACCTGGCCAACACGCACGAGCCGGTGCTGCGCACGCACGACCGGCGTGGGCGGCGCGTCGACGAGGTCGACTACCACCCCGCCTACCACCGCGTCATCGCCGCCGCCGTCGGGCACGGGGCGCACACCAGCGCGTGGGCGAGCCCGCGCGAGGGGGCGAACGTCGTGCGCGGCGCGGTCTTCTCCCTGTTCGCTCAGGTCGAGCCCGGGCACTCGTGCCCGGTGTCGATGACGCACGCGGCCGTCCCGACGCTGCGGCACGCGCCGGACCTGGCGGCCACATGGGAGCCGCGGCTGCTCGCACGCGGGTACGACGGCGCGCTGGCGGCCCCCGCGACCAAGCCGGGCGTCCTGGTGGGCATGGCCATGACCGAGAAGCAGGGCGGCAGCGACGTGCGCGCCAACACCACGCGAGCCGACGCCGCCGGGAGCGGCGCCTGGCTGCTGACGGGCCACAAGTGGTTCTGCTCGGCGCCGATGTCGGACGCGTTCCTCGTGCTCGCCCAGACCGGCGACGGCGCCGGGACGCCGTCGTGCTTCCTGGCGCCGCGCGTGCTCGACGACGGGGAGCGCAACGCGCTGCGCATCCAGCGGCTCAAGGACAAGGTGGGCAACCGCTCGAACGCGTCGAGCGAGATCGAGCTCGACGGCGCCGTCGGATTCCTGGTCGGAGAGGCCGGGCGGGGAGTGCGGACCATCATCGAGATGGTCCAGCGCACACGCCTCGACTGCGTGCACGGCTCGGCCGCAGGGATGCGGCAGTCGGTCGCGGAGGCCCTGTGGCACGCGCGCCACCGTGCGGCGTTCGGCGCGCTCCTGGTCGACCAGCCGGCGATGACCGCCGTCCTGGCCGACCTGGCGCTGGAGTCCGAGGCGGCGACCCTCAGCTCGATGCGCCTGGCCGCCGCGTACGACGCCGAGACCGAACAGGAGCGGGCCTTTCGCCGGCTCGCGACCGCCGTGGTCAAGTACTGGGTGTGCAAGCGCGGGCCGGGTCACGCGTACGAGGCGATGGAGTGCCTGGGCGGCAACGGGTACACCGAGGCGTTCCCGCTCGGGCGCCGCTACCGGGAGCAGCCGGTCATGGCGATCTGGGAGGGCTCGGGCAACGTCATCGCGCTCGACGTGCTGCGCGCGCTGGCGCGCGAGCCCGAGACGGTCGACGCCTTCGCGGCCGAGCTCGCCACGACGGCGGGCGCGCACCCGCTGCTCGACGCGCACGTGGCCCAGACGCACGCGCTGCTCGCGCAGGTCCGCGGCGCCGACGCGGCGCAAGCCCAGGCGCTCGCCCGACGGCTCGTCGAGCGGCTCGCGCTGGGCCTGCAGTCCTCGCTCATGCTGCGCCACGCGCCGTCGGCGACCGCGGAGGCCTTCGTGGCCGCGCGCCTCGGCGCCGACCGCGGGCACGAGTACGGCGTCCTGCCGCACGGCACGGACGCCCGCGCCGTGCTGGAGCGCCACATGGGGTGA
- a CDS encoding TetR/AcrR family transcriptional regulator, with amino-acid sequence MVQFFAEEVRDDSEDPVPYRQTTARVAAQEAKRAALLDAAHALLASGGFRAVSVKAVAARAAVSTGSVYSYFPDKSSLLAAAFRIAADVELDAVREACRPDPADEPGWRTARRLGRAVDTFARRAMRGRTLAWALLLEPVDPAVEAARLEYRRAYGATFAQVVHDGVAQGELPAQDVALSAAALVGAIGEALAGPLSPLGADAGASGAAVADAGPGGPAVADAHPDRVVAADAERDRVVAAILRCCLGVVSPPALPASLPPATHGASPTSTSRLGPTPPVPASKEIP; translated from the coding sequence ATGGTTCAATTCTTTGCGGAAGAGGTTCGCGACGACTCGGAGGATCCGGTGCCCTACCGCCAGACCACGGCTCGCGTCGCGGCCCAGGAGGCCAAGCGCGCTGCGCTGCTCGACGCCGCGCACGCGCTGTTGGCCTCCGGAGGGTTCCGCGCGGTGAGCGTCAAGGCGGTCGCGGCGCGCGCCGCGGTGAGCACCGGGAGCGTCTACTCCTACTTCCCCGACAAGAGCTCGCTGTTGGCCGCGGCGTTCCGCATCGCCGCCGACGTCGAACTGGACGCGGTGCGCGAGGCGTGCCGGCCCGACCCCGCGGACGAGCCCGGCTGGCGCACCGCGCGGCGGCTCGGCCGCGCGGTCGACACCTTCGCGCGCCGGGCGATGCGCGGCCGCACGCTCGCCTGGGCGCTGCTCCTCGAGCCCGTCGACCCCGCGGTCGAGGCCGCCCGCCTGGAGTACCGCCGCGCGTATGGGGCGACGTTCGCGCAGGTCGTCCACGACGGCGTCGCGCAGGGCGAGCTGCCGGCGCAGGACGTCGCATTGAGCGCGGCGGCGCTCGTCGGGGCCATCGGCGAGGCGCTGGCCGGGCCGCTGTCGCCGCTGGGCGCCGACGCCGGGGCGAGCGGCGCCGCCGTGGCTGACGCCGGGCCGGGCGGGCCCGCCGTGGCCGACGCCCACCCGGATCGCGTCGTCGCGGCCGACGCCGAGCGTGACCGCGTCGTCGCGGCCATCCTGCGCTGCTGCCTCGGCGTCGTGAGCCCGCCCGCGCTTCCCGCCTCGCTCCCGCCCGCAACGCACGGCGCCTCGCCGACCTCGACGAGCCGCCTCGGCCCCACCCCTCCCGTCCCGGCGTCGAAGGAGATCCCGTGA
- a CDS encoding class I adenylate-forming enzyme family protein, which translates to MHLAAMLESTARKFPTKEALVHGARRLTFRELDDAARRAAAAFRDAGVRPGDRVAVMTFNTPGFVIAAFGLWRAGAVLVPVNHKLQAPEVARLVTHCGAVLGVADAALAATVRAGAPGVRWLWTEADGADTDSADSTDGAAAGAALGDDFDALVATTPPWEGVPFDHDAIAEILYTSGTTAAPKGCLHTHRGVATVATYVTAAVGLRADDRFLLAMPIWHASPLNNWLLSMVFLGGTTVLLREYHPIEFLRTVAAERTTAFFGAPIAYVAPLQVARAQGVDLASFDLSSARLWLAGGAPVGAETVRQIAAFYPGEFHQVYGMSEMGPVGTTLGPAHQELKAGSIGHAGMPGVDARVVDLDGRDVDPGGTGEIWLRSDTRMVGYLDDDEATRSAFVGDWYRSGDVVRVDEDGFWFIVDRLKDVIITGGENVYSQEVEEALRAHPEVADVAVVGRPHPDWGETIVAFVVASPGTQPTLESVRAYLADRLAHYKAPRHLVLVEALPRNPSGKLTKHVLRRRAAQDDLVTGPL; encoded by the coding sequence ATGCACCTGGCAGCCATGCTCGAAAGCACCGCGCGCAAGTTCCCGACCAAGGAGGCGCTCGTGCACGGCGCGCGCCGTCTGACCTTCCGCGAGCTCGACGACGCCGCCCGGCGCGCCGCGGCGGCCTTCCGCGACGCGGGGGTGCGGCCTGGCGACCGCGTCGCCGTCATGACGTTCAACACCCCCGGGTTCGTCATCGCGGCGTTCGGGCTGTGGCGCGCCGGGGCCGTGCTCGTGCCCGTCAACCACAAACTCCAGGCGCCCGAGGTCGCCCGCCTGGTCACGCACTGTGGCGCCGTGCTCGGCGTCGCCGACGCGGCGCTCGCCGCGACGGTGCGCGCGGGAGCGCCGGGCGTGCGCTGGCTGTGGACCGAGGCCGACGGCGCCGACACCGACAGTGCGGACAGCACGGACGGCGCCGCCGCAGGGGCGGCCCTCGGTGACGACTTCGACGCGCTCGTCGCCACCACGCCGCCCTGGGAAGGCGTGCCGTTCGACCACGACGCGATCGCCGAGATCCTCTACACCTCGGGCACGACGGCGGCTCCCAAGGGGTGCCTGCACACGCACCGCGGCGTGGCGACCGTGGCCACCTACGTCACGGCCGCGGTCGGCCTGCGCGCCGACGACCGGTTCCTGCTCGCCATGCCGATCTGGCACGCCTCGCCCCTCAACAACTGGCTGCTGTCGATGGTGTTCCTCGGCGGCACCACGGTGCTGCTGCGCGAGTATCACCCGATCGAGTTCCTGCGCACCGTGGCCGCCGAGCGCACGACGGCGTTCTTCGGGGCGCCGATCGCCTATGTCGCGCCGCTTCAGGTGGCCCGCGCCCAGGGCGTCGACCTCGCGTCGTTCGACCTGTCGAGCGCCCGGCTGTGGCTCGCGGGCGGCGCGCCTGTCGGCGCCGAGACCGTGCGGCAGATCGCCGCGTTCTACCCCGGCGAGTTCCACCAGGTCTACGGCATGAGCGAGATGGGCCCGGTCGGCACGACGCTCGGACCGGCCCACCAGGAGCTCAAGGCCGGCTCGATCGGGCACGCGGGCATGCCGGGCGTCGACGCGCGCGTCGTCGACCTCGACGGGAGGGACGTCGACCCTGGTGGGACCGGCGAGATCTGGCTGCGCTCGGACACGCGCATGGTCGGCTACCTCGACGACGACGAGGCCACGCGGTCGGCGTTCGTCGGGGATTGGTACCGCTCGGGCGACGTCGTGCGCGTGGACGAGGACGGCTTCTGGTTCATCGTCGACCGGCTCAAGGACGTCATCATCACCGGCGGCGAGAACGTGTACTCCCAAGAGGTCGAGGAGGCGCTGCGCGCACACCCCGAGGTCGCGGACGTCGCCGTCGTCGGGCGCCCCCACCCCGACTGGGGAGAGACGATCGTCGCGTTCGTCGTCGCCTCCCCTGGCACGCAGCCCACGCTTGAGTCAGTGCGCGCGTACCTCGCGGACCGGCTGGCGCACTACAAGGCCCCGCGCCACCTCGTGCTCGTCGAGGCCCTGCCGCGCAACCCGTCCGGCAAGCTCACCAAGCACGTGCTGCGACGCCGGGCCGCGCAGGACGACCTCGTGACCGGACCACTGTGA
- a CDS encoding response regulator, which produces MTRVLIVDDDPLVRRLLHTVLTAQGIDVVGQAADGDEVVTQVAEHHPDVVLLDLQMPRLGGLGALDELRRAGLDVAVVVLSSFGTDETVLAALERGAVGFLGKDDDPDRIAQQVRVAASGRAVAGQQAVDALVRHVTADPARGVRAEAQSRLALLTDREREVASWLPHGLSNPQISARLYLGEGTVKSHLSSALTKLGLSGREQLAVLVDRAGATASLRAP; this is translated from the coding sequence GTGACCCGAGTCCTCATCGTCGACGACGACCCGCTCGTGCGCCGACTGCTGCACACCGTCCTGACCGCCCAGGGCATCGACGTCGTCGGGCAGGCCGCGGACGGTGACGAGGTGGTCACGCAGGTCGCCGAGCACCACCCCGACGTCGTCCTGCTCGACCTGCAGATGCCGCGCCTCGGCGGGCTCGGGGCGCTCGACGAGCTGCGACGGGCGGGCCTCGACGTCGCCGTCGTGGTGCTGTCGTCATTCGGCACGGATGAGACGGTGCTCGCCGCGCTCGAGCGCGGCGCCGTCGGGTTCCTCGGCAAGGACGACGACCCGGACCGCATCGCGCAGCAGGTCAGGGTGGCGGCCTCCGGCCGGGCCGTCGCGGGTCAGCAGGCCGTCGACGCGCTCGTGCGGCATGTGACCGCCGACCCCGCCCGTGGTGTGCGCGCCGAGGCTCAGTCACGCCTCGCGCTCCTGACCGACCGCGAGCGCGAGGTCGCGAGCTGGCTGCCGCACGGGCTGTCGAACCCGCAGATCAGCGCGCGGCTCTACCTCGGGGAGGGCACCGTCAAGTCGCACCTGAGCAGCGCGCTGACCAAGTTGGGCCTGAGCGGGCGCGAGCAGCTCGCCGTCCTGGTGGACCGCGCGGGGGCGACCGCGAGCCTGCGCGCGCCGTGA